A stretch of the Thermus thermophilus genome encodes the following:
- a CDS encoding quinone oxidoreductase family protein encodes MRAIRVHEVGGPEVLRLEELPLPEPGPGEVLVRLQAIGVNFIDTYKRKGLYPMPLPFTLGEEGAGVVEKVGEGVVGVKPGDRVAFANVQGAYAEYQVVPAERLVPLPEGLDPRLAAAALLQGMTVHYLLKSTYPVAPGDQVLVHAGAGGVGQLLIQWAKRLGATVYATASTEEKRRLCLQAGADYALPYEGFAEAVKALSGGGVDVVYDGVGKDTFLGSLAALRPRGMLVLFGQSSGPVPPQDPQILNRMGSLFLTRPTLHHYTASRKELLFRAGEVFRGVLEGWLKVRIGAEFPLEKAREAHEALEGRRTTGKVLLLP; translated from the coding sequence ATGCGGGCCATACGGGTGCACGAGGTGGGCGGACCGGAGGTTTTGAGGCTTGAGGAGCTTCCCCTCCCGGAGCCTGGGCCCGGGGAGGTCCTGGTGCGGCTCCAGGCCATCGGGGTGAACTTCATTGACACCTACAAGCGGAAGGGCCTCTACCCCATGCCCCTCCCCTTCACCCTGGGGGAGGAGGGGGCCGGGGTGGTGGAGAAGGTGGGGGAAGGCGTGGTGGGGGTGAAGCCCGGGGACCGGGTGGCCTTCGCCAACGTGCAGGGCGCCTACGCCGAGTACCAGGTGGTCCCGGCGGAGAGGCTCGTCCCCCTCCCCGAGGGGCTGGACCCGAGGCTCGCCGCCGCGGCCCTCCTCCAGGGGATGACGGTCCACTACCTCCTCAAGAGCACCTACCCCGTGGCCCCCGGGGACCAGGTCCTGGTGCACGCCGGGGCCGGGGGGGTGGGGCAGCTCCTCATCCAGTGGGCCAAGCGCCTGGGGGCCACGGTCTACGCCACGGCGAGCACCGAGGAGAAGCGCCGGCTCTGCCTCCAGGCGGGGGCCGACTACGCCCTGCCCTACGAGGGCTTCGCCGAGGCGGTGAAGGCCCTCTCGGGGGGCGGGGTGGACGTGGTCTACGACGGGGTGGGGAAGGACACCTTCCTGGGAAGCCTTGCGGCCCTAAGGCCCCGGGGGATGCTCGTCCTCTTCGGCCAGTCCTCGGGGCCGGTGCCGCCCCAGGACCCCCAGATCCTCAACCGCATGGGAAGCCTCTTCCTCACCCGCCCCACCCTCCACCACTACACGGCAAGCCGCAAGGAACTCCTCTTTCGGGCGGGGGAGGTCTTCCGGGGGGTGCTGGAGGGCTGGCTTAAGGTGCGCATCGGGGCCGAGTTCCCCCTGGAAAAGGCCCGGGAGGCCCACGAGGCCTTGGAGGGCCGGAGGACCACGGGCAAGGTCCTCCTCCTGCCCTAG
- a CDS encoding winged helix-turn-helix domain-containing protein, which produces MALDPVIHQETRLRIVALLAGLGEGAKAEFTWLKEALGLTEGNLSSHLQKLEEVGYVRVEKGFRGKRPKTWVALTPEGRAAYEAYRKALLELLRTEG; this is translated from the coding sequence TTGGCGCTGGACCCGGTGATCCACCAGGAGACCCGCCTGCGCATCGTGGCCCTCCTTGCGGGCCTGGGGGAGGGGGCGAAGGCGGAGTTCACCTGGCTCAAGGAGGCCCTGGGGCTCACCGAAGGCAACCTCTCAAGCCACCTGCAGAAGCTGGAGGAGGTGGGGTACGTGCGGGTGGAGAAGGGCTTCCGGGGCAAAAGGCCCAAGACCTGGGTGGCCCTCACCCCGGAGGGCCGGGCGGCCTACGAGGCCTACCGGAAGGCCCTTCTGGAGCTTCTGAGAACCGAGGGGTAG
- a CDS encoding NADH:flavin oxidoreductase/NADH oxidase, which translates to MALLFTPLVLRDLRLKNRLAMSPMCQYSATEGGEVTDWHLLHYPTRALGGVGLVIVEATAVLPEGRISPFDLGIWSEDHLPGLRELARRIREAGAVPGIQLAHAGRKAGTARPWEGGRPLGWKVVGPSPLPFAEGYPVPEPLDEAGMGRVLEAFVEGAKRALRAGFLVVELHMAHGYLLSSFLSPLSNRREDAYGGSLENRMRFPLEVARAVREALPPELPLFVRVSATDWGEGGWGLEDTLAFAERLKALGVDLLDLSSGGVVPGVRVPAAPGFQVPFADAVRKRVGMPTGAVGLLTTPEQAETVLQAGSADLVLLGRVLLRDPYFPLKAAKALGAEAPIPPQYLRAF; encoded by the coding sequence ATGGCCCTCCTCTTCACCCCTCTTGTCCTTCGGGACCTCAGGCTAAAAAACCGCCTGGCCATGTCCCCCATGTGCCAGTACTCGGCCACGGAAGGGGGAGAGGTCACGGACTGGCACCTCCTCCACTACCCCACCCGGGCCCTGGGCGGGGTGGGGCTTGTGATCGTGGAGGCCACGGCGGTCCTCCCCGAAGGGAGGATCAGCCCCTTTGACCTTGGGATCTGGTCTGAGGACCACCTCCCGGGCCTTAGGGAGCTTGCCCGGCGCATCCGGGAGGCGGGGGCGGTGCCGGGGATCCAGCTCGCCCACGCCGGGCGCAAGGCGGGCACGGCGAGGCCCTGGGAAGGAGGAAGGCCTTTGGGCTGGAAGGTGGTGGGGCCAAGCCCCCTCCCCTTCGCCGAGGGCTACCCTGTCCCCGAGCCTTTGGACGAGGCGGGCATGGGGCGGGTCCTCGAGGCCTTCGTGGAAGGGGCCAAAAGGGCCCTCCGGGCGGGGTTTTTGGTGGTGGAGCTCCACATGGCCCACGGCTACCTCCTCTCCTCCTTCCTCTCGCCCCTTTCCAACCGGCGGGAGGACGCCTACGGGGGAAGCCTTGAAAACCGCATGCGCTTTCCCCTGGAGGTGGCCCGAGCGGTGCGGGAGGCCCTGCCCCCGGAGCTTCCCCTCTTCGTTCGGGTCTCGGCCACAGACTGGGGGGAAGGGGGGTGGGGCCTCGAGGACACCCTGGCCTTCGCCGAACGGCTCAAGGCCCTGGGGGTGGACCTCCTGGACCTCTCCTCGGGCGGGGTGGTGCCGGGGGTGAGGGTCCCCGCGGCCCCGGGCTTCCAGGTCCCCTTCGCCGATGCGGTGCGCAAGCGGGTGGGGATGCCGACGGGGGCGGTGGGCCTCCTCACCACCCCCGAGCAGGCGGAGACCGTCCTCCAGGCGGGAAGCGCCGACCTGGTGCTTCTGGGCCGGGTCCTCCTCCGGGACCCCTACTTCCCCCTGAAGGCGGCCAAGGCCCTGGGGGCGGAGGCCCCGATTCCGCCCCAGTACCTGCGGGCTTTCTGA
- a CDS encoding glucodextranase DOMON-like domain-containing protein → MKGRLLAAALFLTAGLAQPLKVAILWHQHQPPYENPLTGQYGEPWVRMHGVNDYPWMAEVLLEFPEVKVSFDYTSTLLKQIGDYLSGKAKDAYWRVSEKPAGALTPEERAFVVERFFDLNPRFVAESPRYQELQAKKNRGEAFTDQDLTDLRVLWNLLWINRDYIAKDPRLEALRKKDRGFSQEDLDYVLKKHLELMATILPLHQRLWERGQIDLLTTPYYHPILPILLDKEAIRESNPTLALPKEPIAWPEDARWQVRSGKAYFRELFGREPLGMWPPEGAVSQKAAELYAEEGVRFLVTDEAVLGKSGFPVNPLTLTRPYHVEKDGRRLVLFFRHRDLSDRIGFRYSGMPPEEAVEDFIASLLEIRRQVIRENPEAVLTIALDGENAWENYPENGNTFRRLLYKRLSEEQAKGTLKTVRFSEVLDLPSVALPRLGTGGWVGDFAMWAGEPEENEAWDRLSRARQAVVAYREAGGDPKVAERAMGLIYAAQASDWFWWYGQDTGFPNNPPFDEGFRALLRAVYETLGKEPPEELFIAVRPPAAPQGTPGRIRPQLDGRVDPPEEWKGAAYLPDLEGTTMQTQDDLLKGVYLGFDEQNVYLRVDLREGMRAADLLGQGLRLHVYATTPGEEGGAAFPEGSEVSLGFPLQQRLTLDLDQVRDGEAVLVRYAYRNGAWVLASSPADLQGRRAYVGEVVEMRLPYTTLKAGPGDTLRLAVVLERQGRVVDAAPNASPLALSLPQRLAGKEVLAIPDPEGDEHGPGTYTYPKEAAFAPFQGLFDLLEMRVLDSGATWTFVFPFKEMTNPWGAPAGFSHQLLNVYLDFKEGGRTDPFAEGAKVAFDPEHPWDLFLKVAGWPQYGQRVGFPDGTDTADGITVGSNPADKQVIVQLDKKHFNPAPGQRVCFYVLVGSQDGYGPDHFRPVAKEAGPWNLGGAENEDAPLVVDYLWPERGVQEAMLSRYGGGKHAVLRPYCVFWP, encoded by the coding sequence GTGAAGGGAAGGCTCCTCGCGGCGGCCCTCTTCCTGACGGCAGGCCTGGCCCAGCCCCTCAAGGTGGCCATCCTCTGGCACCAGCACCAGCCCCCTTACGAGAACCCCCTCACGGGCCAGTACGGGGAGCCCTGGGTGCGCATGCACGGGGTGAACGACTACCCCTGGATGGCCGAGGTCCTCCTGGAGTTTCCCGAGGTCAAGGTGAGCTTTGACTACACCTCCACCCTCCTCAAGCAGATCGGGGACTACCTCTCCGGCAAGGCCAAGGACGCCTACTGGCGGGTCTCGGAAAAGCCCGCGGGCGCCCTCACCCCGGAGGAGCGGGCCTTCGTGGTGGAGCGCTTCTTTGACCTCAACCCCCGCTTCGTGGCGGAAAGCCCCCGCTACCAGGAGCTTCAGGCCAAGAAGAACCGGGGGGAGGCCTTCACCGACCAGGACCTCACCGACCTCCGGGTCCTCTGGAACCTCCTCTGGATCAACCGGGACTACATCGCCAAGGACCCCCGCCTCGAGGCCCTCCGCAAGAAGGACCGGGGGTTTTCCCAGGAGGACCTGGACTACGTCCTGAAGAAGCACCTGGAGCTCATGGCCACCATCCTGCCCCTCCACCAAAGGCTTTGGGAGCGGGGCCAGATTGACCTCCTCACCACCCCCTACTACCACCCCATCCTCCCCATCCTCCTGGACAAGGAGGCCATCCGCGAGTCCAACCCCACCCTCGCCCTCCCCAAGGAGCCCATCGCCTGGCCGGAGGACGCCCGCTGGCAGGTGCGCTCCGGGAAGGCCTACTTCCGGGAGCTCTTCGGGAGGGAACCCTTAGGCATGTGGCCCCCCGAAGGGGCCGTGAGCCAGAAGGCGGCCGAGCTCTACGCCGAGGAGGGCGTGCGCTTCCTGGTGACGGACGAGGCCGTCCTGGGCAAGAGCGGCTTCCCCGTGAACCCCCTCACCCTGACCCGGCCCTACCACGTGGAGAAGGACGGCAGGCGCCTGGTCCTCTTCTTCCGGCACCGGGACCTCTCGGACCGGATCGGCTTCCGCTATAGCGGGATGCCCCCCGAGGAGGCGGTGGAGGACTTCATCGCAAGCCTCCTGGAGATCCGCCGCCAGGTGATCCGGGAAAACCCCGAGGCCGTCCTTACCATCGCCTTGGACGGGGAGAACGCCTGGGAGAACTATCCCGAAAACGGCAACACCTTCCGCCGCCTGCTTTACAAGCGCCTTTCCGAGGAGCAGGCCAAGGGCACCCTGAAGACGGTGCGCTTCTCCGAGGTGCTGGACCTCCCCTCGGTGGCCCTTCCGCGCCTCGGCACCGGGGGGTGGGTCGGGGACTTCGCCATGTGGGCCGGGGAGCCGGAGGAGAACGAGGCCTGGGACCGGCTAAGCCGGGCCCGGCAGGCGGTGGTGGCCTACCGGGAAGCGGGCGGGGACCCCAAGGTGGCGGAGCGGGCCATGGGCCTCATCTACGCCGCCCAGGCCTCGGACTGGTTCTGGTGGTACGGCCAGGACACGGGCTTCCCCAACAACCCGCCCTTTGACGAGGGCTTCCGCGCCCTCCTCCGGGCGGTCTACGAGACCCTGGGGAAGGAGCCCCCCGAGGAGCTCTTCATCGCCGTGCGGCCCCCCGCGGCCCCCCAGGGCACCCCGGGCCGGATAAGGCCCCAGCTGGACGGCCGGGTGGACCCTCCCGAGGAGTGGAAGGGCGCCGCCTACCTGCCCGACCTCGAGGGCACCACCATGCAGACCCAGGACGACCTCCTCAAAGGGGTGTACCTGGGCTTTGACGAGCAGAACGTCTACCTGAGGGTGGACCTAAGGGAGGGGATGAGGGCGGCGGACCTCCTGGGCCAGGGCCTCCGCCTCCACGTCTACGCCACCACGCCGGGGGAGGAGGGCGGGGCGGCCTTCCCCGAAGGGAGCGAGGTTTCCCTAGGCTTCCCCCTGCAGCAGCGGCTTACCTTGGACCTGGACCAGGTGCGGGACGGGGAGGCGGTGTTGGTGCGCTACGCCTACCGGAACGGGGCCTGGGTCCTGGCGAGTTCCCCCGCCGACCTCCAGGGGCGGCGGGCCTACGTGGGCGAGGTGGTGGAGATGCGCCTTCCCTACACCACCCTGAAGGCGGGGCCGGGGGACACCCTGCGCCTCGCCGTGGTCCTGGAGCGGCAAGGCCGGGTGGTGGACGCGGCCCCCAACGCGAGCCCCCTGGCCCTCTCCCTGCCCCAGCGCCTGGCCGGGAAAGAGGTCCTGGCCATCCCGGACCCCGAGGGGGACGAGCACGGCCCCGGCACCTACACCTACCCCAAGGAAGCGGCCTTCGCCCCCTTCCAGGGCCTCTTTGACCTCTTGGAGATGCGGGTTCTGGACAGCGGGGCCACCTGGACCTTCGTCTTCCCCTTCAAGGAGATGACCAACCCCTGGGGGGCCCCGGCGGGCTTCAGCCACCAGCTCCTCAACGTCTACCTGGACTTCAAGGAAGGGGGGCGCACCGACCCCTTCGCCGAGGGGGCCAAGGTGGCCTTTGACCCCGAGCACCCCTGGGACCTCTTCCTCAAGGTGGCGGGCTGGCCCCAGTACGGGCAACGGGTGGGCTTCCCCGACGGCACGGACACCGCCGACGGGATCACGGTGGGGAGCAACCCCGCGGACAAGCAGGTGATCGTCCAGCTGGACAAGAAGCACTTCAACCCCGCCCCGGGGCAACGGGTCTGCTTCTACGTGCTCGTGGGCAGCCAGGACGGCTACGGCCCCGACCACTTCCGGCCCGTGGCCAAGGAGGCAGGGCCCTGGAACCTGGGCGGGGCGGAGAACGAGGACGCCCCCCTCGTGGTGGACTACCTCTGGCCGGAGAGGGGGGTGCAGGAGGCCATGCTCTCCCGCTACGGGGGCGGGAAGCACGCGGTACTTCGGCCCTACTGCGTCTTTTGGCCTTAG